The Bacillota bacterium LX-D genome has a window encoding:
- a CDS encoding SoxR reducing system RseC family protein — protein MKSEKEGVVVAIEGNLAKIRATRHNDCENCGACPGNTAMLLDAQNPVGAKPGQRIAFEIKETNMLKAAFIVYILPLIAMFLGVIAGGWLANKLNHPAIYFQVGGGLLTFALSIIYIKIFDKNVQDNNKMQPVITRILP, from the coding sequence ATGAAATCAGAAAAAGAAGGCGTTGTTGTTGCTATTGAAGGCAATTTAGCTAAGATTAGAGCCACTAGGCATAATGATTGTGAAAATTGCGGTGCATGTCCCGGTAATACGGCAATGCTTTTAGATGCACAAAATCCGGTTGGAGCGAAGCCGGGTCAACGTATTGCTTTTGAAATTAAAGAAACCAATATGTTAAAGGCTGCGTTTATTGTGTATATTTTGCCGCTGATTGCTATGTTTTTAGGAGTTATAGCCGGCGGCTGGCTGGCCAATAAATTGAACCATCCGGCAATATACTTCCAAGTTGGTGGTGGGTTGCTAACTTTTGCTCTGTCAATAATTTATATCAAAATTTTTGATAAAAATGTCCAAGACAATAATAAGATGCAACCTGTCATTACCCGTATTTTGCCCTAA